A part of Palaemon carinicauda isolate YSFRI2023 chromosome 8, ASM3689809v2, whole genome shotgun sequence genomic DNA contains:
- the LOC137645072 gene encoding ionotropic receptor 21a-like — MKGLVSLLYILGLIGTLKAFQGRHLPTGYELGDANNSQPILHLIKEILSGPLEGQSVTLLVPKEGIELNDWLTRLKSPLSIVRLPRERFDESLILSEDMNSTFYEHKDDIILSITDSTVVIAIITSSDVDWWPLWLSVRQWSRGAAVLITTTPCKTEAFMQVPFMQASWATLICPVVKKRGNRTRLIHHKVWTSFPFAAKNKSVALGVWNPERFSCWNDLFIDRFKDMREKRMSVYGNLLDVPILSADSNDSPPKGISFVIFDALSKWLGFSYDFKLNHDVTWTAIEGLILNGTNDLMLNFASITPQRNRDFALSIPYHYEGFGLILELPPPLPQWQNILYPFTWQVWTATSVSLLLTAAMFHLLNHHKETSFITNLITIGQGLIVNPPADVSSAWRIRFFLLPWWISAWILELSYICNLIAVLTIPVFPKKIQTAQELADSDYRLCMLNYGEFVIEALATSSHPTLSALGKKLDLSPINENLPNIGQEGCVELVLKGTHSHLETYSYINILYSRLGHNNRVYSLKEQLYPTYLCFPIRKDAPWKYKFDIGMQRLFESGLIQKWMKEAMEESMGGTKDILLTASATKSLSIIHLQGSFFILLIGHFLAFLVLAGEALIDYRREGLPNAK, encoded by the exons ATGAAGGGACTTGTGTCACTTCTGTATATCTTGGGACTAATAGGGACCTTAAAGGCCTTTCAAGGCAGGCATTTACCAACAGGTTATGAACTGGGGGACGCTAACAACAGCCAACCCATCTTGCACTTGATAAAAGAGATACTTTCTGGACCACTAGAAGGTCAAAGTGTCACGCTGCTAGTGCCTAAAGAAGGCATCGAGCTTAATGATTGGTTGACACGGCTGAAATCACCATTATCTATAGTGAGACTTCCTAGAGAGAGGTTTGATGAGTCTCTTATTCTTTCGGAGGATATGAATAGCACGTTTTATGAGCATAAGGATGACATTATCCTTTCCATTACAGATTCAA CTGTTGTGATAGCCATCATTACTTCTAGCGACGTGGATTGGTGGCCTCTTTGGCTCTCAGTTCGACAATGGTCCAGAGGGGCTGCAGTGCTAATCACAACAACTCCTTGTAAAACAGAAGCTTTTATGCAAGTTCCATTCATGCAAGCATCTTGGGCTACATTAATCTGTCCTGTGGTAAAGAAGAGAGGAAACAGAACTCGCCTAATCCACCATAAAGTCTGGACTTCGTTCCCTTTCGCAGCTAAAAACAAGTCTGTTGCTCTTGGTGTCTGGAATCCTGAAAGGTTCAGCTGCTGGAACGACCTTTTCATAGACAGGTTTAAAGACATGAGGGAAAAAAGGATGAGTGTCTATGGGAACCTACTGGACGTACCGATTCTCTCTGCTGATTCAAATGACAGTCCACCAAAAGGAATAAGTTTTGTGATATTTGATGCTCTCTCCAAGTGGCTCGGCTTTAGCTACGACTTCAAGCTCAACC ACGACGTTACCTGGACTGCCATCGAAGGCCTTATTCTGAATGGAACGAATGATCTTATGCTGAATTTCGCCAGCATCACGCCGCAGAGGAACCGCGACTTCGCGCTTTCTATTCCTTATCATTACGAAGG ATTCGGCTTAATCTTGgaacttcctcctcctcttccacagTGGCAAAACATTCTTTATCCTTTCACGTGGCAGGTGTGGACTGCAACATCAGTGTCCCTCCTGCTAACGGCCGCCATGTTCCATTTACTCAATCACCACAAGGAAACATCTTTCATCACCAATCTCATAACTATTGGACAG GGACTCATAGTGAACCCTCCCGCAGATGTTTCTTCTGCTTGGCGAATCAGGTTTTTCCTTCTTCCTTGGTGGATTTCAGCCTGGATCTTGGAGCTGTCGTACATTTGCAACCTCATCGCAGTCTTGACCATCCCTGTTTTTCCAAAGAAGATTCAGACAGCGCAGGAACTAGCTGACAGCGATTACAG ATTATGTATGTTGAACTATGGTGAATTCGTGATTGAAGCTTTGGCCACTTCATCTCATCCAACTTTATCAGCTCTTGGGAAGAAACTTGATCTTTCCCCTATAAACGAGAACCTGCCGAACATTGGGCAAGAGGGCTGCGTTGAGCTGGTCCTCAAAGGCACCCACAGCCACCTAGAGACCTATtcgtatataaatattttgtacagTAGGCTGGGACATAATAATCGAGTGTACTCTCTCAAAGAACAACTTTACCCAACGTACCTATGCTTCCCCATTCGGAAGGACGCTCCATGGAAATACAAGTTTGATATTGGGATGCAGAGACTTTTCGAAAGTGGTCTCATACAAAAATGGATGAAGGAAGCCATGGAGGAGTCCATGGGTGGAACCAAAGAT ATCCTGTTGACTGCATCTGCTACAAAGTCTCTGTCAATCATCCATCTTCAGGGATCCTTCTTCATCCTCCTCATTGGTCACTTCTTAGCCTTCTTAGTTTTGGCTGGGGAGGCACTGATCGACTACAGAAGGGAAGGATTGCCAAATGCCAAGTAG